In Virgibacillus sp. NKC19-16, a single genomic region encodes these proteins:
- a CDS encoding DUF3231 family protein, with product MDEEDLKLTSSEIGTLRMEYVNGTSTDIVNKYMLSIVEDEEIRALFEDAIQTYDKQKNQITTFLENEGFPVPIGFTESDLNKGAKRLFTDIFCLHYLHIITSHGLLGHTTSFGAALRKDLRDFYDSCDNDGKRMYHQTIELLLEKGHYQRDPYFYPEGHPEFISGSQFLDGFFGDQRPIAATEIISLSFNIKKKVLEKSLSIGFSQVTQSKEVRKFLKSAQNTADKQIQSLSQILKKDNLPVPMSWESEVTTSRNSPFSDKLMLFHIGFLLQTAQAYHGSGLASSMRKDLVMTYEKIILKNMTVTKEWFNLMTTNKWLEQPPLAPNRKEIAKDK from the coding sequence ATGGATGAAGAAGATTTAAAACTTACGTCTTCTGAAATCGGGACATTGCGGATGGAGTATGTGAATGGAACGTCAACTGATATTGTAAACAAGTATATGTTATCCATTGTAGAGGACGAAGAGATAAGAGCCCTTTTCGAGGATGCTATACAGACATATGATAAACAAAAGAATCAAATCACAACATTTCTTGAGAATGAAGGGTTCCCGGTTCCAATCGGGTTTACGGAATCAGACCTTAATAAGGGTGCAAAAAGGTTATTCACGGACATATTCTGCCTGCACTATTTGCATATAATAACCTCCCACGGGTTATTAGGGCATACCACATCGTTCGGTGCTGCTTTACGAAAGGATTTAAGAGACTTTTATGATTCCTGTGATAATGATGGGAAGAGAATGTACCATCAAACAATTGAATTATTGCTTGAAAAGGGACATTACCAAAGGGACCCATACTTTTATCCAGAGGGACATCCTGAATTTATTTCGGGCTCACAGTTTTTAGATGGATTTTTTGGAGATCAACGCCCAATAGCAGCCACCGAAATCATTAGTCTTTCGTTTAATATCAAAAAGAAAGTACTGGAGAAGTCTCTTTCCATTGGGTTTAGCCAAGTGACACAATCAAAAGAGGTACGGAAATTTTTGAAATCCGCACAGAATACCGCAGACAAGCAAATTCAATCATTGTCTCAAATACTTAAAAAAGATAACTTACCTGTTCCTATGTCTTGGGAATCTGAAGTCACAACATCCCGGAATTCCCCTTTTTCAGATAAGTTAATGTTATTTCACATTGGTTTTTTATTGCAGACCGCACAGGCTTATCACGGATCAGGACTTGCATCATCTATGCGAAAAGACCTCGTAATGACTTATGAAAAAATCATATTAAAAAACATGACGGTTACAAAAGAATGGTTCAATTTAATGACAACGAATAAATGGCTTGAACAACCACCACTTGCCCCGAATAGGAAAGAAATTGCGAAAGACAAATAG
- a CDS encoding DUF3169 family protein encodes MSLIAISIILIAMSIFRYQQIKSLNKQNFSGEEEDGVENRKYKMFSDYALCTHVSFVFSILALSLSLIVTQNVIMIIVSVIVLIITFFLGNYMSHFAQLVYPERTVTPSTSKPDAESVLDVADDGEKYVILDGLFKSQSLLNFSLFFAIAFSVTYSITTNDSEIFSIILMAIVLLVVNVKYQLVVRNK; translated from the coding sequence ATCAGCCTAATTGCAATCTCAATTATCCTAATAGCAATGAGTATTTTTCGGTATCAACAGATTAAATCACTAAACAAGCAAAATTTTAGCGGTGAGGAAGAAGATGGCGTTGAGAATAGAAAGTATAAGATGTTTTCCGATTATGCTTTATGTACCCATGTCAGTTTCGTTTTTTCCATTCTTGCGCTTAGTTTAAGTCTTATTGTCACTCAAAATGTGATAATGATTATTGTATCAGTCATCGTACTCATCATTACTTTTTTCTTAGGGAATTACATGTCGCATTTTGCGCAACTCGTATATCCAGAGCGTACAGTTACACCAAGTACTTCTAAACCGGATGCTGAATCGGTACTTGATGTTGCAGATGATGGTGAAAAATATGTCATTTTGGATGGATTATTTAAATCACAAAGCTTATTAAACTTTTCCCTTTTCTTTGCTATTGCATTCTCTGTAACCTACTCCATTACTACAAACGATTCAGAGATTTTTTCGATTATCCTTATGGCAATTGTATTGCTAGTCGTTAATGTAAAATATCAGCTAGTGGTGCGGAATAAATAG
- a CDS encoding GrpB family protein, with translation MEQVNFYNQQIFNHDAEKTFLFQKERIKEIIPNVDVQHVGSTAIPNSLTKGDLDIQVRISTGQFPQAVEALSTLYESNEGSIKTSEFRAFKSDLTNPPLGIQLNLIGSEFDFFWKFRDALLQNDPYRVEYDNLKRQFEAESMEDYREAKNDFFDKIKQTPEFKQLKTRR, from the coding sequence ATGGAACAAGTAAACTTTTATAATCAACAAATATTCAATCATGACGCGGAGAAAACATTCCTCTTTCAAAAGGAACGGATTAAAGAAATTATTCCAAACGTAGATGTACAGCATGTCGGTAGTACTGCGATACCAAATAGCCTTACAAAGGGTGATTTAGATATACAAGTTCGTATTTCCACGGGACAGTTTCCCCAAGCTGTTGAGGCACTTTCTACATTATATGAATCAAATGAAGGCAGTATAAAGACAAGTGAGTTCAGAGCATTTAAAAGTGATCTAACTAATCCGCCCCTAGGTATTCAACTTAACTTGATCGGTTCAGAATTTGATTTTTTCTGGAAGTTTCGAGATGCTTTGCTGCAAAATGATCCATACAGAGTTGAGTATGATAATTTGAAACGACAATTTGAAGCGGAATCGATGGAGGACTATAGGGAAGCTAAAAATGATTTTTTTGACAAAATCAAACAGACACCCGAATTCAAGCAATTGAAAACAAGGAGATGA
- a CDS encoding DUF3231 family protein — translation MLGKKRPLIGTEVAVLFDNIQRNAFGTAVLTGFSQVAQSKEVTKFILRCIEVGKKHITLFSDKLKESDLPVPMTWDTDVTTSTTYTFSDKLMMYYTSSLITLSVGYYGTGIAQSPRMDLGAMYNRLSLEIQKLSEDGANIMIENKWLEKPPMATNRKDLAKGQWD, via the coding sequence ATTTTAGGTAAGAAAAGACCTTTAATCGGTACGGAAGTGGCTGTGCTTTTTGATAACATCCAAAGAAATGCTTTCGGGACAGCTGTTTTAACTGGTTTTAGTCAAGTTGCCCAATCAAAGGAAGTTACAAAATTCATTCTAAGATGTATAGAAGTCGGTAAAAAGCATATTACATTATTTAGTGATAAATTAAAGGAAAGCGATCTGCCCGTACCTATGACATGGGATACAGATGTAACAACTAGTACAACATATACATTTTCAGATAAATTAATGATGTATTATACAAGTTCTTTGATCACGTTAAGTGTTGGCTATTATGGTACAGGTATTGCTCAAAGCCCGAGAATGGATTTGGGTGCCATGTATAACAGATTATCCCTTGAGATACAGAAGCTTTCAGAGGACGGGGCTAATATCATGATTGAAAATAAATGGTTAGAAAAGCCTCCTATGGCGACCAATCGTAAAGATTTAGCAAAAGGCCAATGGGATTAA
- a CDS encoding CBO0543 family protein, with translation MKGNKVEKIMLRGSMIFSLISLLILLSRKRRSIKDWLLAYLFNGISNGIIDNVLASYKVLQYPVRYVPKVFKSNVLFDFLVYPTFTVFFNQWTDKDKPKTILLKLLVFTVPTTFLEYLIEKKTNLLKWNKWWKWYHTMAFTTFKSLGTKGVVELVKKVSNRQNS, from the coding sequence GTGAAAGGGAATAAGGTCGAGAAAATCATGTTGCGCGGATCGATGATTTTCTCATTAATCAGTTTACTAATTTTATTGTCAAGAAAAAGACGGTCAATAAAAGATTGGTTACTGGCTTATTTATTTAATGGAATTTCCAATGGAATAATTGATAATGTGCTTGCATCGTATAAAGTACTTCAATATCCTGTTCGTTACGTTCCAAAAGTATTTAAGTCAAATGTGCTATTTGACTTTCTTGTATACCCTACATTTACCGTTTTTTTCAACCAATGGACGGATAAAGATAAGCCAAAGACGATCCTTTTGAAATTGCTTGTCTTTACAGTCCCAACGACTTTCCTTGAATATTTAATAGAAAAGAAAACTAATTTACTCAAATGGAATAAATGGTGGAAGTGGTACCATACGATGGCATTTACTACCTTTAAGTCTCTAGGGACAAAAGGTGTAGTAGAGCTTGTGAAAAAAGTAAGTAATAGACAGAATAGCTAA
- a CDS encoding helix-turn-helix transcriptional regulator: MKSRLKELRARDGYNQTQLAKHARISRQTISLIERGEYMPSLLIAVRIAHIFNEPVENVFSFEEEEL, encoded by the coding sequence TTGAAAAGTCGCTTAAAGGAGCTTCGGGCACGTGATGGCTATAACCAAACACAGCTAGCGAAACACGCAAGGATATCCAGACAAACAATAAGTTTAATCGAACGTGGGGAGTATATGCCCTCCCTATTAATTGCCGTGCGTATTGCACATATTTTTAATGAGCCTGTTGAAAATGTATTTAGCTTTGAGGAGGAGGAGTTATAA
- a CDS encoding MmcQ/YjbR family DNA-binding protein: MLTREDIFKHVKENYGTSPDYLWDKFPSYAALRHESNKKWYGLIMNVLPEKIGLDGNDEIDVLNLKCPPEISDGLRDGKTILPGYHMDKEHWISIVLERIDQEGEIYNLIEQSFHLTE; this comes from the coding sequence ATGTTAACAAGAGAAGATATATTTAAGCATGTCAAAGAAAACTACGGTACATCGCCTGATTATCTGTGGGATAAATTTCCAAGTTATGCTGCGTTGAGACATGAATCTAACAAAAAATGGTATGGTCTTATAATGAATGTTCTCCCGGAGAAAATAGGATTAGATGGAAATGACGAAATAGATGTTTTGAATCTAAAATGTCCCCCTGAAATAAGTGACGGCTTAAGAGATGGAAAAACTATTTTACCTGGATATCATATGGATAAGGAACATTGGATTTCGATTGTTTTAGAACGTATTGATCAAGAAGGCGAAATTTATAATTTGATTGAGCAAAGTTTTCATTTAACTGAGTAA
- a CDS encoding formate/nitrite transporter family protein, whose amino-acid sequence MADNKTREFSNQSNSTPKEPKRQYFLPSQVMESFGEKGKEHLDKNMPSQFTLSLTAGSFMTFGAVFSVLLAIGIDAKGLTYLLEGIGFTTGYLMVFISGAVLFTEVNVLLPTYYLQKSYWKKHKYVKFWSATYIGNIVGALFVALLIIGSNSMTPEFTKELETLLGNKMKFAENGWIGWFQVVLSGIIANWLIGMAAFLTTAARDMVGKILGTALPVILFVAGNFQHSAANMGYFSLGLFTSDNYAWYEYLWFNLIPASIGNIIGGAIFISLLFSYAFRKEIRS is encoded by the coding sequence ATGGCAGATAATAAAACCCGGGAATTTTCCAACCAATCCAATAGTACCCCAAAGGAACCTAAAAGACAGTATTTTCTTCCGTCACAGGTTATGGAGTCGTTCGGTGAGAAAGGGAAAGAACACCTTGACAAAAATATGCCATCCCAGTTCACTCTATCTTTAACAGCCGGATCATTCATGACCTTTGGGGCTGTTTTTTCCGTGTTGCTTGCCATTGGCATTGATGCTAAAGGACTGACTTATCTGTTGGAGGGAATTGGTTTTACAACAGGTTATCTTATGGTATTTATATCAGGAGCAGTTTTGTTTACCGAAGTGAATGTGCTTTTGCCAACCTATTATTTACAAAAGTCCTATTGGAAGAAACACAAATACGTCAAATTCTGGTCTGCAACCTATATCGGCAACATTGTAGGTGCACTGTTTGTTGCTTTATTAATAATCGGTTCAAATTCTATGACACCTGAGTTCACCAAAGAGCTTGAAACACTTCTGGGAAATAAAATGAAATTTGCCGAGAATGGCTGGATCGGCTGGTTTCAAGTAGTTTTATCGGGTATCATCGCTAATTGGCTCATCGGCATGGCTGCTTTTCTAACAACAGCAGCCAGAGATATGGTCGGCAAAATATTGGGAACAGCCTTACCTGTCATCCTTTTTGTGGCAGGTAACTTTCAGCACAGCGCAGCAAATATGGGCTATTTCAGCCTCGGTCTCTTCACATCCGATAACTATGCATGGTATGAATATTTATGGTTTAATCTGATCCCTGCAAGTATCGGTAATATCATCGGCGGAGCTATTTTCATCTCCTTACTCTTTTCTTATGCATTTCGGAAAGAGATTCGAAGTTAA
- a CDS encoding DUF3231 family protein — protein sequence MMEQNIPLTSSEIGALWTGYMHDSMSTIILSFMLKHIDDPEIKPVVQYAYDLSSSHLETLESIFKNENYAIPNGFTEQDVNMNAPWLFTDVFCLTYVNHMARVGLLEYGGFLAISYREDIRDYFSQGVNEVTNLYNQSLEIALRKGVNARHPYIEVPKETDNVDNKKYLSGLNPFSDKRPLNAVEISHLYLNIMTNSIGTKMCLTFAQTSPLKEIQDFMLRGNEVSNKHIKIFTDTLMENDIQTPDVTDVAISESTTPTFSDKLMMFLMTLLMSAGIGNYATAGAASQRSDLMINYQRLSLEVSKLAKSGADIMIKHNWLEQPPGTKDRKKLAKNKEKS from the coding sequence ATGATGGAACAGAATATACCTCTAACATCTTCTGAGATTGGTGCCCTCTGGACAGGATATATGCATGATAGTATGTCTACGATTATCTTAAGCTTTATGCTGAAACATATTGATGATCCGGAAATAAAACCTGTTGTTCAATATGCATATGATCTTTCCTCCAGTCATCTGGAAACATTAGAGTCCATATTCAAAAATGAAAATTATGCCATTCCAAACGGATTTACGGAACAAGATGTAAATATGAATGCTCCATGGCTTTTTACGGACGTATTTTGTTTAACCTATGTGAATCACATGGCAAGGGTGGGCTTACTAGAATACGGTGGTTTTTTAGCTATTAGTTACAGGGAAGATATACGTGATTATTTTTCGCAGGGTGTAAATGAAGTTACCAATCTCTATAATCAGTCGCTTGAAATCGCCCTTCGTAAAGGCGTAAATGCAAGACATCCATATATTGAAGTCCCTAAAGAAACAGATAACGTGGACAATAAAAAATATTTAAGTGGCTTAAATCCATTTAGTGACAAGCGACCACTAAATGCAGTTGAAATCTCTCACCTATATTTAAATATAATGACAAATTCAATAGGAACGAAAATGTGCCTTACCTTTGCTCAAACTTCTCCCTTAAAAGAGATACAGGATTTTATGCTTCGAGGAAACGAAGTCTCAAATAAACATATTAAAATTTTCACGGATACGCTAATGGAAAATGATATTCAGACCCCGGACGTGACTGATGTAGCTATAAGTGAATCGACAACACCAACATTTTCGGATAAATTGATGATGTTTCTTATGACCTTGTTGATGTCCGCAGGCATAGGGAACTATGCGACTGCCGGAGCTGCTAGTCAACGAAGTGATTTGATGATCAATTATCAACGCTTATCGCTTGAGGTTTCCAAATTGGCAAAAAGCGGGGCCGATATTATGATTAAGCACAACTGGTTAGAACAACCGCCAGGCACGAAAGATCGAAAAAAGTTAGCTAAGAATAAAGAAAAAAGCTGA
- a CDS encoding DUF4256 domain-containing protein, translating into MTKNIKELSPEQREELLSTLKTRFEENMNRHKDLEWAKVQAKLDTNPEKLWSLHEMEKTFGEPDVVGFDESEDKYIFNDCSAESPKGRRSVCYDLAGLESRKKHKPENNAIDMATAMGIELLTEKQYRALQQLDNFDLKTSSWVQTPSDIRELGGALFCDYRYGHVFVYHNGASSYYGARGFRGSLRV; encoded by the coding sequence ATGACAAAGAATATAAAGGAACTATCACCAGAACAGCGTGAAGAATTACTCAGTACATTGAAAACCCGTTTTGAAGAAAATATGAACCGCCATAAAGATCTTGAATGGGCTAAAGTCCAAGCAAAGCTAGATACGAATCCAGAGAAACTATGGTCGCTCCATGAGATGGAGAAAACTTTCGGTGAGCCGGATGTTGTCGGGTTTGATGAAAGTGAGGACAAATACATTTTTAATGATTGTTCAGCGGAGAGTCCTAAAGGTCGCAGAAGTGTTTGCTACGACCTTGCAGGGCTGGAATCAAGGAAAAAACATAAACCAGAGAATAACGCTATTGATATGGCAACTGCCATGGGAATTGAACTTTTAACAGAAAAACAATATCGAGCGTTGCAGCAACTTGATAATTTCGATTTGAAAACGTCGAGTTGGGTGCAAACCCCTTCTGATATTAGAGAACTCGGTGGTGCCCTTTTTTGCGATTACCGGTACGGGCATGTCTTTGTGTATCATAACGGTGCGTCCTCTTACTATGGTGCTAGAGGGTTCCGTGGATCGCTAAGGGTATGA
- a CDS encoding GNAT family N-acetyltransferase, with protein sequence MITREIDTSDSEKFAQLTSQVEASSEYMLWEAGERNIPPEQQEKMIERIGESENSTIFVAENDNNELVGYLLVIGGNAKRNKHAAYIVIGISKDYRGQGIGKRLFKDLEQWASNHNIHRLELTVVTRNEAGVSLYKKIGFEIEGTKRHSLFIDGEFVDEYYMSKLL encoded by the coding sequence TTGATAACTAGAGAAATAGACACTTCTGATTCAGAAAAATTTGCCCAACTTACTTCTCAAGTTGAGGCAAGTTCCGAATATATGCTTTGGGAGGCAGGGGAGAGAAACATTCCACCCGAGCAACAAGAAAAGATGATAGAGCGTATTGGGGAAAGCGAGAACTCTACTATATTTGTGGCTGAAAATGATAACAATGAATTAGTAGGATATCTGCTGGTTATTGGCGGCAATGCAAAAAGAAATAAACACGCAGCTTACATTGTTATTGGTATTTCAAAAGATTACAGGGGACAAGGGATAGGAAAAAGGTTATTTAAAGATTTGGAACAATGGGCCTCGAACCATAATATACATCGTTTAGAATTAACAGTTGTTACCCGGAACGAAGCAGGGGTATCGCTATATAAAAAAATAGGGTTTGAAATTGAAGGGACAAAAAGGCATTCTTTATTCATTGACGGTGAATTTGTTGATGAGTATTACATGTCAAAGTTGTTGTGA
- a CDS encoding superoxide dismutase family protein: MKRWIMIIFVLALAVVMTACGGNQEEQDNQQQDNQDQEEQTSEENTESTEEEAEQTSAMEEEEKLVSLSNNDGDVVATATLTEGESGVAIELEGTDLPAGTLGFHIHENPSCEQAGGFESAGGHFNPTDANHGFDDPDGPHAGDLPNIEVSEDGTVEEEVTADMVTLEKGQDNSLYADGGTALMIHSGGDDYISQPSGDAGDRIACGVIEE; encoded by the coding sequence ATGAAGCGTTGGATAATGATTATTTTCGTTCTGGCCTTGGCCGTTGTCATGACTGCTTGTGGTGGAAATCAAGAGGAACAGGACAACCAGCAACAAGACAATCAAGATCAGGAAGAACAGACAAGCGAAGAAAACACGGAAAGTACGGAAGAAGAAGCTGAACAAACTAGTGCTATGGAAGAAGAGGAGAAGCTTGTTTCACTAAGTAATAATGATGGTGATGTTGTAGCAACCGCGACTCTAACAGAAGGTGAATCGGGCGTTGCGATTGAGCTTGAAGGAACTGATTTACCAGCGGGTACACTTGGCTTCCATATTCATGAAAATCCATCTTGTGAACAAGCTGGCGGTTTTGAATCTGCAGGAGGGCACTTTAACCCGACAGATGCTAATCACGGTTTCGACGATCCGGATGGTCCGCATGCGGGGGACTTGCCAAATATTGAAGTGAGCGAAGATGGAACAGTTGAGGAAGAAGTAACGGCAGACATGGTTACACTGGAAAAAGGTCAGGATAATTCATTATATGCTGACGGAGGGACTGCGCTTATGATTCATTCCGGGGGAGATGACTATATATCTCAGCCATCGGGTGATGCTGGTGATCGCATTGCTTGTGGGGTTATTGAAGAATAG
- a CDS encoding sporulation histidine kinase inhibitor Sda, with translation MNNLSNALLVEAYHQAKALHLAPDFIELSQLPTTYRPFSPIEVGGLKKAFSCLALVFIDYVGLVITPSDDTLVRCSVQVFNA, from the coding sequence ATGAATAACTTATCTAATGCCTTGCTAGTTGAAGCCTATCATCAAGCAAAGGCATTACATTTAGCTCCAGATTTTATTGAGCTAAGTCAACTACCCACCACTTATCGACCTTTCAGTCCGATTGAAGTGGGGGGCTTAAAAAAAGCCTTTAGTTGTCTAGCCTTAGTCTTCATTGACTACGTTGGTTTGGTTATCACACCCTCGGATGATACCCTAGTCCGTTGCTCTGTGCAGGTGTTTAATGCATAA
- a CDS encoding methyltransferase domain-containing protein, whose amino-acid sequence MGVAAVTGVDFSRAMIEEARASSSDYKQINFQVGTAYDTTLKNSSFDFLLERALIHHLEDLPSCFAEAFRILRNQGTILIQDRAPSDCLLEGSYDHIRGYFFSQFPHLAELEVKRRYPSDIVVRELKEAGFTDIQEVKRWEIRKTYPSKEELLADIRSRHGRSILHELDDIELEQLIDFIDVELNGETTIVEKDRWTIWKALKC is encoded by the coding sequence ATGGGAGTTGCTGCTGTGACTGGTGTTGATTTTTCAAGAGCGATGATTGAGGAGGCCAGGGCCAGTTCAAGCGATTACAAACAAATAAATTTTCAAGTTGGCACTGCGTACGATACAACATTAAAGAATAGCTCATTTGATTTCCTATTGGAGCGTGCACTCATTCATCATTTGGAAGATTTACCTTCGTGTTTTGCAGAGGCATTCCGGATATTAAGAAATCAGGGAACCATCCTTATCCAAGATAGGGCCCCCTCTGACTGCCTGCTAGAAGGAAGCTATGATCACATTAGAGGGTATTTCTTTTCCCAATTCCCTCACTTAGCTGAGCTCGAAGTGAAAAGAAGATATCCAAGTGACATTGTTGTAAGGGAGTTAAAAGAGGCTGGGTTCACTGACATTCAGGAAGTAAAACGATGGGAGATCAGAAAAACATATCCCTCCAAAGAAGAATTGCTGGCAGACATACGTTCAAGACACGGACGATCCATCCTGCATGAATTAGACGATATAGAATTAGAACAGCTTATTGATTTTATTGACGTTGAGCTGAACGGGGAAACTACTATTGTTGAAAAAGACCGCTGGACGATATGGAAGGCTTTGAAGTGCTAG
- a CDS encoding FMN-binding glutamate synthase family protein, whose protein sequence is MTRVSPNTIMENSLRSTSGTIINRPFGSPRNFHHFDGLVFSPAQLSKPPASASEPINMKTTIGPNAKQPLVIDIPLMAGGMAYGIALSGKVKRAIAKATAATGTATNSGEGAYFPEERELAEHFILQYAPGNWSKSPEILSQADAIEIHAGQGASAASTSSIPPKDLPGDIQEIFHLSPGETLEIPPFEELKEPDGLKNMVDRLRAETNGVPIGVKMVAGGELEADLKIAIVAGVDFIAIDGGQAGTKGDAPIFEDDFGLPTIYALARAAKYLREKGVKSKISLLVGGGLNTPGECLKAIALGADAVFMGTALIWAMSHDQVTKSLPWDAPTSLVFYGKERAKKFDEEKASYYLENFIKSCNQEMEAAIHALGKHSIQEVNSQDLVALDELTSKITNVPLGYERNEDDIS, encoded by the coding sequence ATGACACGGGTGAGTCCAAATACCATTATGGAAAACAGTCTGCGGTCCACTTCAGGAACAATTATCAACCGCCCCTTTGGCAGTCCTCGTAATTTCCATCACTTTGACGGGCTTGTTTTTTCACCTGCTCAGCTATCAAAGCCACCCGCAAGCGCTAGTGAACCTATAAATATGAAGACTACGATTGGCCCTAATGCAAAGCAACCGCTCGTCATTGATATCCCGCTGATGGCTGGCGGGATGGCGTATGGAATTGCACTCAGCGGAAAGGTAAAAAGAGCAATTGCAAAGGCCACGGCCGCGACAGGAACCGCTACCAATTCGGGAGAAGGCGCATACTTTCCGGAAGAAAGAGAGCTAGCGGAACATTTCATCTTGCAGTACGCACCCGGGAACTGGTCGAAGTCCCCGGAAATTCTCAGCCAAGCCGATGCGATTGAAATTCATGCCGGCCAAGGGGCTTCAGCTGCTTCTACATCCAGCATTCCCCCTAAAGACTTGCCCGGCGACATACAGGAAATATTTCATCTATCCCCCGGGGAAACGCTAGAGATCCCCCCGTTTGAAGAGCTCAAGGAACCGGATGGCCTAAAAAATATGGTGGATAGGCTTCGAGCGGAGACGAATGGAGTTCCCATTGGTGTAAAAATGGTAGCAGGCGGTGAATTGGAAGCGGATTTAAAAATTGCGATAGTTGCTGGAGTCGATTTTATCGCTATAGACGGCGGTCAAGCCGGCACGAAAGGGGACGCACCGATTTTCGAAGACGATTTTGGCCTACCAACGATATACGCCCTCGCCCGTGCTGCAAAATATTTACGAGAGAAAGGCGTCAAAAGTAAAATCAGCCTGCTTGTTGGCGGAGGCTTGAATACACCTGGGGAATGTTTAAAAGCCATAGCATTAGGTGCAGATGCCGTCTTTATGGGAACCGCATTGATCTGGGCGATGTCCCATGATCAAGTCACCAAATCATTGCCCTGGGATGCTCCTACATCACTTGTTTTCTATGGAAAAGAGAGGGCGAAAAAGTTTGATGAAGAAAAAGCCAGTTACTATCTAGAAAACTTTATAAAATCATGCAATCAAGAAATGGAAGCGGCGATTCACGCGTTGGGTAAACACTCTATCCAAGAAGTGAACTCTCAAGATCTAGTCGCGCTCGATGAGTTAACTAGCAAGATCACAAACGTGCCACTTGGGTATGAGAGGAATGAGGATGACATATCGTAA
- a CDS encoding glycosyl-4,4'-diaponeurosporenoate acyltransferase, translating into MQIIELSNTWTVIIDIIVWGFFHLGISWLTLKMPIRWFEKNSFLYSIQAWEQGGQFWQKHFRVKKWKSVVPDGAKLFKQGFEKRELSKKDRSFLVTFILESRRAELTHWLCIPPAILFFLWNPPWAGWIMIAYAVLVNVPIIILQRYNRARLERVVKMM; encoded by the coding sequence ATGCAGATTATCGAATTATCCAATACATGGACGGTCATTATTGATATTATCGTTTGGGGATTTTTTCATCTTGGCATATCATGGTTAACGTTAAAAATGCCTATTCGCTGGTTTGAAAAAAATTCTTTCCTATATTCTATACAAGCCTGGGAACAAGGGGGGCAATTCTGGCAAAAGCATTTTCGGGTGAAAAAATGGAAATCAGTTGTTCCCGATGGTGCAAAGTTGTTCAAACAAGGCTTTGAGAAGCGTGAACTTTCTAAGAAAGACAGGTCTTTTCTAGTAACATTTATACTTGAATCCCGTAGAGCTGAATTGACCCATTGGCTTTGTATTCCGCCAGCAATTTTGTTTTTTCTATGGAATCCACCATGGGCAGGCTGGATTATGATTGCTTATGCCGTCCTTGTTAATGTACCTATTATTATACTTCAACGGTACAACCGGGCACGTTTAGAAAGGGTAGTTAAAATGATGTAG